Genomic DNA from Triticum dicoccoides isolate Atlit2015 ecotype Zavitan chromosome 4B, WEW_v2.0, whole genome shotgun sequence:
AGTTGCCAAGTATCCAGATAAACTAGTCCTTAGAGCAGGATGGGAGACCTTCGTCGAAACCTATGATCTACGGATCGACGACTCTGTGGTATTTCGATACAATGGAAATTCGCAGTTCAATGTCATAGTGTTTGATCAATTTGGCCGTGAGAAAGCATCGTCCGTTGTTGTAGACAGTGCTCCTCTGTATCCTTATGtgcaggaaaggcaaagaggtgctcctGAAACTCATGGTCATTCTCAGCCCCATGAAATGCAATCTCCTACTGAAAATATGAATATTTCTCAAGGGCATCCTCAGCTCATGCGTGTGCAGCCGCATACTGATAACATGAGCCGTTCTCAAGGGCATGCTCATCATGTGCAAATGCAACTGCCTATTGACAATATGAGACGTTCTGAAGGGCATCCTCAGCCCATACAAATGCAACCGCCTAGTGCAAATGTGGACCAATTTGTTGATGATAGTCAGCACATGCAAATGCAGCCACCTAGTGCAAATGTGGACCATTTTGTTGATCATAGTCAGCACATGCAAATGCAGCCACCTACTGAGACTCTGAATCGTTCTAATTGCCATCCTCAGTCCCGGCAAATGCAGCTGACATGTGCTGAGAGACAGTCAAATCTTCAGAGGAATAAATTAAATCAGGGCAACAAGAGCGTGGCGAGTTCTTCAGGCACTCCCTCTCAGCCTCTAGTCCTTCATACAATTTGTGATTATAGAGATATAACTCCTTCTAAATCACAACTGCTGTTGTCATCTTTAATTGATATATTATTCAGTAATTGTTCTCCTTTTGTGCACAGGTGGTTCTTTGTGCTCAGAAGATGGTACTAATTTATGTGATACATCTAGATACACGCTTGGGTGGAACACCCGTCTAGATCCAGTGCAGAAGGAGAAAGTTGACCAGGAGATCCAACATATCTCATCTGACAATCCAATCTTTGTGGCCATGATGAGCAAGTGCAATGTTACAGGAACTTTCACCCTAGTGAGTGTCGAATTTGCTGTTGAATACGCATTCTGCTAGAGTCTGCAGCAAGCCGTTTAAACTAAGATTTCTATTGAAAACAGTATTTTGCATATTTTAAATTGTTAAACCCGCCATGACTAAACTTACAAACCATATACTGTTTACTATGATAATGATCTTGGATTGAAATGTTATTCTGTTCTGCAGTTTGCTTGAATGCCATTATCTAACCATTTTACCCAAATCTGTAATTAGAGTGTGCCCAAAGAATATGTCAAGCGACATGTGGGAGATACGGAGCGCAACATATGTCTTCAGCGCCTTGGCAAGGGGTGGGAAGTGCAATTTGGTGGTAGGCCTGAAGAGAAAAGGATTATATCTGGCTGGCGGAGGTTTGTAaaggacaatgatgttgagatgggTGATATCTGCATTTTTGAATTGTTGAAGAAATGTAAGATGTGCACGATGGAAGTCCATATCATCCATACAAAGGATATTGATACGCCTTCCAAAATTTGTCAGCAAAGGCACAGAGAGGTTGTTAAAATTATGGAACATTCTCATTCTCTCCCCCAGCTTAAGGAAATGCAACTGCATAATGAAACAGTGGAAGATACTATCGTTCATCCCGAGCCTGTGCAAATACAACTACCTTCGTTGGAAAGACGGATACAACTTCAAAGGGACAAGTCTAGTCAGGGCAGCAAGAGTACGATAATTCCTACTGCTAAGTCATCTGGTGGCAATTCATGCTACCAGATGGTACTGAGATACACTTTGTTTTGTTTTACAGATATATTAAGTATGTAATTGTTATCATTTTTTTGTGGTTTGTGCAGGAGATTCCTTGTCATCGGAAGATATTGATCATGAAGAAGGTGCTTTGTCTGATTGCATCCTTGCACGTTTTACGCGCCTTACTACAGATCAGAAGAAGGCAGTGAAAGAGAAGGTTCAATTTATTGATTCTGAAACTCCCATCTTTGTTGCCATGATGCAACAAACCAATGTTACTGGAAGATACACTCTAGTGAGTTCCAAACTTTATTCTTTAATGCTTGTTCCACTAGTGATATTGATCATGTATTTGTCTATCATGTGTTCTTTCTTGGATCATAAAGCTATTTAGAGTGCTTTATAATTATAACCTGGTCATGTGAGTTTACATATTTTTCCTAGGATTAGTGAAGGATTTAGGAAGTTTAGAGTGATTTCAATTCCTAATTTGCTTGAATAACATCATCTAACATTCCTTATCTATTTTGAATCTGTAACTAGAGCATCTCTAAGAAATATATCAACAAGTATTTGGGAGATGAGGTGCAGAGCATCTGTCTTGAGCGACTTGGCGAGAGGTGTCAAGTGTGGTTTGGACGCAAGCCTCAGGATAAAAGGATTGTAGGCGGATGGACAAAGTTTGTGAAAGCCAATGAGGTGGAGGTGGGTGATATCTGCCTCTTCGAGCTGCTGAAGCATCGGAAATTGTGCGCCATGAAAGTTCATATCATCCGCGCGAAGGACTTCAGTTGATCAAAATGCCATTGTCTGATTTATCTTGAGGTGGTGTGTAGTCCCTTTTGTGCTGTTAGGATGTAGTACTACCTCCCGTAACAAAATACTTGTCgtgattttagttcaaatttgaagtaaCACCAcaacaagtattttggaacggatggagtagtaGGTTACTCTGTTTATGCCTATCTGTCCTTGTTATTTTGCTACCATGGACACATGTTGGGGAACATGTGAGTACTATATTTTATtatatatcttccttcgaaacaaATGTTTTATCCTTCTGTGCATACTCTGCTAGTGCTACGTGGCATTTGTTATGTTATTTTCTTTCCAAGAACTAgtaagttttttgttttgttttgagaacTAGGTTTTTGTTTTTGAGAACTAGGTAGTGCATTTGTTATCTGGGGTGATCGCATACCATCACAGGCCCTTGGCCCAAGCCCACAAGAGGTGCCACTAGAGCTATTTAGGAGCAGGCAGCAGCCTCTGCCTAGTTGTGTAACCATGTTTGGTTTGCTGTTTCCTTTTAAAGATTAGATTATATAATATTTCCATTTTGTTAGGTTTCATTTTGGagttgtttatttttctttttgtgtCGTCTTGTACATAAGGTTAGTGGCTATCTGGTGGAGTTATTGTCATGAGGCATGCACCCTCGGGTTTTCTTTTCACTTTATTTCCCGGTTGATGTTGCCCGCTTGCTGGATTTTGCCTTCCTAATAATATATGGTTGTGTGCATCGAGGCCGGGagttatcctccttttcaaaaaaaaaggttTCATCTAATAAGAGTCTTGTACATTTCCTCTAAAAAGAGTCTTGTAGATAGCTATATGATGCCACCCCTAGACCCTAATTCATTATCAACCAAGCAACAATGTATCTCTTCCCTGACTATTCTCCTACCCTGAGGATCGATTCCCTGACTATTCTCCTACCCTGAGGATCGATTCACCATCTATTCTCCTACCCTGAGAATCGACACCCCTGAGTGCCATGGCTACAAACTCCAATCGATGATTGATAGATCTGCGAGACGGGGCGACAGGACCATAGATCGTGGACCATTGATCGTCACCGCGGACCATTGATCGTCACCGCGAGCTCCCAAGACACTAACGGGTTTGGATATGCAATCTGAGTAGGCATCTGGCCTTTTCACACTAACCACCACACGGGAATAAGTACGAGCACTCGACGTCGTACGATTCTCCGAAAGCTCTTTGGACGTCAGCGATTGAGTGGCGCGTGCCCGGTTGGACGAGAACCACCTGCGCTTATATTAGGGGGTGGGTCTGCtcctggccgcgtacgcaacgcgTAGGAGTGCAAagagcgatgggcccaagacccccgagcgcttaggatgtagaccagcgTGTTGGCCTATCTGTTGAGACTAGGTAGGACTACGGTGTGTCTATcagccgaggtcgggcatgacctggAAAAGTATGTTCGGGCAAAGctaatcgagcgtgttgggtaagttggcgcacccctgcagggaagtttatctattcagaCGTGTCCACATtaacggacgctcggagttgtatcccgatctattacaactagaactggatactggagACACTAAATGGATATGATGGCTTCGGGATcgttttctcgcagggagtcgaggaaggatctctgagcGTTGATACTACAACATACTTATTACTTATCTTATGTTGCTCTACTCTCTTCTATTGttgcaagatgctagtcttcgatgggCTAGGCCTTCCCTCTATTCTGACATTTCTGCAGTCTAGTTAAAAGATATAGCCCCATTTCTTTGATACAATGCATACTTAGCATAGAtcagatgtaagtcttgcgagtactttggatgagtactcacagttgctttgctacctcttttcccctctACCTGATTACTGCTATCAGGTGACGGAATCTAGGAGCCAATTGATCCCATGGGCGACTACTACTACCACAATGGagcctactactatgtggagacagtcgatgaccaggagtagttaggaggctcccaggcaggaggcctacgccttttCAATCCATGTTGTCGTtgttttgctagccttcttaaggcagacttgtttacttatgtcggtACTCATATATTATTGCTTTcgttgactcttgtgtattcgatccctcgaggcccctggcttgtgatataaagtttgtattattttaatttgtgcctAGAGTTGTGTtgggatatcttcccgtgagtctctgatcttgaccgTGCGCATTTGTGTATATGATTAGTGCATGATTAAGTTGGAGCATCGCATGCTTGCACACACAGATCGGTAAAATAGGTGAGGCATACTGTCAACGATGTGGTTGTTAAAACTAAAACATGTGATATCCTCATTGAGGCCCTGCAGGAAAACTTTAAGAATCTGCGTGCCttcaacatcaagttgaatccgAACACGTGTGTCTTCGGCGTATCGGCCGACAAGCTATTGGGGTTCATCGTCTCCCGAAGcagaattgaagctaatccagactAGATTAAGACGCTCTTGAAGCTCGATGTTCCGACCAAGTTGTAGTAAATCCAAAGGCTGGGCAAATGCGTTTCTTCCATGAGCCGGTTTATCTTGAGGCTCGGGAAAAAGGCACCCCCTTATATTGGCTGCTGAGGAAGACAAACAAGTTTGTCTAGACCAACAAGGTGGGAGCAACCTTGGAGGAAATAAAGACATTGCTGGCTACCAACCCTATCCTTCCAATACCCTAGATTGGCGAGTCAATGATATTATACATCTCGGCCACTTATCAAGTGACTAGTGTTGTCCTGGTGCTTTACCGCGGGGAGGAAGATCATGCTATTGTTCGATCATAACTAGGTCGTGCAAGACGAGGTACCCTCATTGCCAGAAGATCACTTAGGCGACATTCATGGCATCTCAAAAGTTCTGGCACTATTTTCAAGGATGCTCCATTACAGTTGAAATGAGGTTTCTGTGTCAGATATCATCAACAATAGGGACGCCACAGGccggatcgtgaagtggacaattgAGCTGCTACCTTTTGAGATTCTGTACCAGCCTTGCCGGACCATAAAGTCACATGTCCTGACTAACATAGTGGACGAAAACCCAGCAACCAGAACAACCCATTGATTATACGCATTGCATACTCGATCTAATAATGTTGCTGAGTACGAAGCCCTCCTACACGGTCTttgcatcactactaggaaaagggctatagatgatatggccactaatggcgcaccagacatgtggtgcgccactactatatagcaatggcgcatcatgtgttggtgtgccattagtgtgaaagacactaatggcgcaccagacccatggtgcgccactagtaacaattttttttccaaaaatactaatggcgcatcagggcacaatgcgccattactaggtttaactagtaatggcgcaccagccacacagtgcgccactgctatttttttttgcaaaactactaatggcgcaccaccagctggtgcgccattagtaaccagggaccagctagatattttggacaaccacacctacacactcactttccccacttcattctctccacctcctcctccaagcttgtctcggctgcctcctcctcctcacctcatttgcaccatagattcatccaaattaagtggttaaattacctttttttgataggtaagtaaggggaaagctatctttatgttgtagatctactttttttctccctccaacaacatgcacatgcactttttatggcctagctagatctatgtatgtttgtggtattgcatatgtttgtggtgttgcatatatgtttgtgtttgcaggtaccggtatttgaaatgtgatagttgccaatattttgccggaatgttgattcatttccgtttcggcaagaattttggcactatgcattctttttggtcctatttttaagcaaagtcatgccaaattttttcttggttctaaaatatcgttttgctctaccccgcaggcgaccatggtccgcacgatgaccgaaggcatcgtgaataggtttttgag
This window encodes:
- the LOC119295054 gene encoding putative B3 domain-containing protein Os08g0325100 — its product is MGCQRCKRRDELDYCNLDDREKHFLMFMVDGCGREMTIPDDFLKRFRGEIPKEIKLETRNGHIYTVGVAKYPDKLVLRAGWETFVETYDLRIDDSVVFRYNGNSQFNVIVFDQFGREKASSVVVDSAPLYPYVQERQRGAPETHGHSQPHEMQSPTENMNISQGHPQLMRVQPHTDNMSRSQGHAHHVQMQLPIDNMRRSEGHPQPIQMQPPSANVDQFVDDSQHMQMQPPSANVDHFVDHSQHMQMQPPTETLNRSNCHPQSRQMQLTCAERQSNLQRNKLNQGNKSVASSSGGSLCSEDGTNLCDTSRYTLGWNTRLDPVQKEKVDQEIQHISSDNPIFVAMMSKCNVTGTFTLSVPKEYVKRHVGDTERNICLQRLGKGWEVQFGGRPEEKRIISGWRRFVKDNDVEMGDICIFELLKKCKMCTMEVHIIHTKDIDTPSKICQQRHREVVKIMEHSHSLPQLKEMQLHNETVEDTIVHPEPVQIQLPSLERRIQLQRDKSSQGSKRDSLSSEDIDHEEGALSDCILARFTRLTTDQKKAVKEKVQFIDSETPIFVAMMQQTNVTGRYTLSISKKYINKYLGDEVQSICLERLGERCQVWFGRKPQDKRIVGGWTKFVKANEVEVGDICLFELLKHRKLCAMKVHIIRAKDFS